A region of the Dreissena polymorpha isolate Duluth1 chromosome 6, UMN_Dpol_1.0, whole genome shotgun sequence genome:
CTTGTCGCCATCAGAATTCAGTTTTACAAAATTCTTTCCCATCTCAAGCAATGAAGTCAGCTCTTTTAGAAATGACACTTTCATCGTTGATGAAATTTTGATCTGTTTTTGTTCATTGATATTTGATTCCATTTTGTGAAGTTTTTCTTTAATCATCTTCGAATAAATATACAGTTCGGTGGGTGTTCCGCGCTCTAAAACAGCCAAACACATTGGCACCACTTTATTTATTTCTTCTTTTACTTTGgacgaagtgtcacgcttatttCCGATGCGCTTGATTTCTGCAGATTTGAAGTCTTTAGCCTCACTTAATAACTTTTGCTTTGCCTGGTCGAAAAGTTGTATTATACGATCTCTCATTTTATCGACATCTGAAGATATCTTGGCAATGGACTCATTCAAACCTGTCTCTGAATGCTTACACTCGGCTATAATAGCGTCAGCCCCGGATTCCAATGTAAGCAGTGACTGTTTCAAAGCATGAAGCTCTGACCATTTGTCAGTAGTTGCATCGACTAACTTTTCTACCCTACCGCATTTCTTGTGTTTAACCATGCATTCAATACAGCAAAACTTAGAATGGTCTTCACAATAAAActctattttctttttttccttcGCATGCTCCGGACACATATCCATTCCTTCCATGTCCATCGCAACTCGCACTgattttctggcatgaattatTGCAATGTCATGCTTTCCTGGTTTATACACAGTGTGTGGATTTTTGCATGTATCACACAGGAACTCTTTGCAGTCATTACAATAAACCGTAGCAGTTTTTGATATGTTCGTTTTCATGCATGGCTCACATGATTGTGTCACAGTACATTCTCCAATAAAGTCGCCTGCATTATCTCTGTTTGAATCCTGAAGTCTTCTAGAAGCCATTGTGATGTTTTGTTTAAACTGGTTTCCACTTTCGATTTGAAAAACAATGTTTGTACgtttaatatatacttaaaatatattttacattaaaagtgAAATTATCGACaaatacattttctttctgtATTGCTATGtcgaataatatatatatgaacaaCAACTGATATCTAAAGAAAACACTAAAACACTTTAACTGTCCTAGTTCCGTATACGCCCAATCCCTATATCTGTTTTGTTTAAAGTCGTTAGGGAGATATGAAACTTCGTCGGCAACCTCCGGCGTTCTATCGGGGAGATTCGATTACATTCGGTTATACCATATCTTTTGGATTGTCAATAGCGTAAGCAGAGCGTATCCTCGTTCGTGATATATCGGCTTTCAGTAACTTATTTGGGTCAAATATTGATCGTTGAATTTTGGAAGATTAATCTAGCTATCAGTTATGATATTCAGGTTGCAGTACTGCCAAGTACAAAGCACGTAAATGGGGTAAGGACGTCCACAGAAGAGCCGCACTCATTGAATTTAACTGAACCAGACCAGATGTCGTTTAGATCATTGCGGTGACGGTTCAAAGCTTTGATTTAAGGAAGTTTGGGAGTATTGTACTTCAAAATTTGGTCACTGTTTTTCCGAAATTGCAGCCATCGATGTTCCAAGACCTCCAAGATTATACAATTTGTTTTATATGAATAAATACGAAAGAAGataaattaaatgatttatataaatCTTTACATCTGTCACTGAATAAATTGGCATAGATCCAGCTAATAAATAGAACTGACCATAACCAAACCATAAATGTATACGTTCTTTTAAGTAAAATGCACATACACATGATTCGAGGTCACTTTATGCACTATTGTGATGTCGAAACTTTCCAAAGTCAGTCCCGGGTAAAGGACTTACCCCAGCATTACGATTAcgacaaatatatattatagtgGCTTGAGATCAATCTCCATGCTCAAACCTCAACTCCTAGTTCAGATGAGCCCAAAGTCAGCAGCAAATCTGaaattataaacaatttaacTTTAGTTCGAACTGATTTTGCGCAAGAAATCAAGCGGTATGTTGACACCTCTCTCCTCATCAATCATCACTTCGTTCGATATATACTGTCTTTAACTGTTTGTTAAATAATGCTATTTGAATGCCGCAAACTAAGTAATGTGTCGTTCGCTTTAATCGATTACGCCCGGTGTTTGTCGAGTGATATATACAGCTATTGATTTATTTCGTGTGCTGTATCGGGGTGGTACTGCTACCTTTCTAATATCAAGGTAGCAGACGCGCCCCATACATCACACGTGACCGAAATAAGAACGTCCACCGAAAAGCCGTACTTTCTCAACTTAGATGACGTAGGTTCATGTAAGTCATCAGAAGACCTCGTGCCTTTTAAGGCTATTgagattaatttaaaaaaatgatgaaattgatAATGTAAGAAATTGCATCTTCAAGTGACAAACTGGCTATTAATTACATGACCTAACAACAAAACCTCAAGAGTCTCAAATTCTCGAGAGTTTTTCAACATCCATCTTAGGTAACACCctcaaagggaccttttcacgttttggtaaattgatacaAATGTTTCAGAGTTGCAGATTGtgtttgtagttatgatatttgtgaggaaacagtaataatgaacgtttaccatttattaaaatatccatattatgcatctttcgacgatataaaaaatggaaaatataaagtgttacaaacgcttgaataattcggagagttgttatcgttatattttggaACATTATGGgaatgcttatatatagtataaaatacgtcttatGTGAAATCAATTCacatggccgagtggtttagacgctagacttttacttcaaggatcagtggttcaagcccagttgttGATTACCTTTtcattctttctttaattttattcatgttttatactggagctattaagttaagaaatttacatttatcaattgaaaGCATCAAAGACAAACTTCGAAACATGCCAAACTCTGTAACGTTGTAATGTTTGTTCTGTTCTATCTGCCAGTGGCATAGTCCAAACACAGGTGGTTCGGCATGCCAACTCTGTCCTGTTCTACCAACACTCGCTTATTGGACCCGTCCATTGTTGAACTCTGCTCTGTGTGGTATTTTTGTACCGTCAAAAACAACAATCTTAAACCATTAACACAAATAAAGTAACATCAGAATATATAAACAGCGTAAACTTTTACAACGATGGCATTGTAACAACAAAGTGACATTGCATATTCAACAAAGAGATCCTTTGATCTTCATGCGAATATCGTGCGAAATTAATACACACACGCATCATATACTAATATGACGACCTCATTAATTGATCTTAAATTcttcaaaacaattataaaagttCTCAAAAATCAGTATGAACGACCTCAGAATACACATATGAAAGACCTCAGACATGCATATAAACGACATCTGATTTGTATGAAATTCTTCTAAAATAAGTTTGAAAGTTCTCAGACATTAACACAATGTCCCTCATAAATCAATATGATGGTTCTGATAAATCAATATCTATGTCATTAATATCAATATGAAAGTCTTCAAAATGTAATATGAAACAAGTGCAAAcaaaactagaagtggcgcggcagaggccgacgcttatccccacgccgcatagttgttatatttaaaggcaattttggatgggcaaGGCCTaagttggtggggccccggggagggtaatgtggacatggatggtcgaaatagaccgtgttgtcataaaagatgttcagtattaatttgaagtcaattggtgaatacatgaagaagttatgttaaaacaaaattttgggtacgaaaacaaattcgggtacgaacaaattatgccaaaacattttggtacgaaaaaaaattgggtaagaaaaacattttggtacgaaacaaaatttcggaacgaaaacaaattgggtacaaaataaattgggtaggaaaaaaatgggtacaataATGTTGGGTACAACAAAAATTTGGGgcacggggaagtagtacccgtggacctctcgataaatttgtaAGAGGacggacgggaaccaagctgcctttacctttatcaatggccctggggtgggtaatgtggacatggatgttAAAGATAGACCGTgctgtcataagagatgtttagtattaatgtgaagtcaattggtgaatataTGAAGAAGTAATGTTAAAACCAAAATTTTGGTGGGCgtggtcggccactatctcctcctacactattagcactagaactttGAAACTTGCACAAATGGTACATATGAGCAGATGTGCGTCGATGCACtctttggaattttgatctgacccctgggtcaaaagtttttATCATGTGCAACGCATGTTCTTAGTCAAATTATGGATAAtatacccattttacccatttatttacccatcacttttgacccagtggccagatcaaaattctgtcgctgtcaccgtcgcacaaatgctcatagctaccatgtgtgtaagtttcaaggttccgatgctaatagtgtaggaggagttagtggccgaacggacggacagaaagatggagaccaatacaatatccccacgctttttaaaagcTCGGGGATAAATAGtgacttttaataaaaaatttattaacaaaataccATTGATCATGTTGTTTGTATTGTTCAATATTTGGTTTTTAGGGCATTGACAGCACAATGAATACAGCagtttgtaatatttaaaaaagcaaatacaaattaatcatCTTGAACTGAAAGCCCTAGTACGGAAAAACAATCGTTGTTAAATGTTAATGACCGTGCCTGATTTTGAAATGACATGTGACTTAGCGTGCTTTCAGGAAACAGGAACGCAGAAATATTGAATTATGTGAAGCCAGGACGTTCGCTCGTTgtacttaaagcgagattatacgatttttatatgtgtaaaaattgtaatatattgataaaaatatgttacaataacacaaaataggcaataaaaattatacattgaagacgaatttcataaaagtcagcaaagacaaattagcgaccagagccgattgtgacgaagaaaTGTCGTACATATttccctacaataaccgaagcattcgtctttttattaggatcagagtttgTGTCCGTGTGTCGTTTGagtagatatcgttgcaggaatttcaaatgaaccgttaaactaaacttagattcacatcgtacatgcattatttacatgctggcgaattcgactgtgcagacattttcgatttcagaatttaatggcttatttcgcatttttcgacaaatattcttcttaacctttattttaatttatattgaaatttatgtttaataagcgttttacacatcttatataaattcttaaatatttgagaaaattgtttaatctcgctttaaacggCGCTTTTTATGGACTGGTCCATACCGGAAATAACGACACTGGGGTACTTTTACTGTCATCACTTTTAGCTATGGAGATGTGGTCGTATGCTCGATCCAGACCGTGTTCCCGGTTACCTAGTTCAGCGCTATGGGTGAAATATGTATAAGGACAGACAGTTACCTTTAAGAAATAAACTTTGATAGGTCGCCGTTTGTCTGTGAATTAACACAGATTTGACGTTATGTTGCGTAAAAATACAACCAAGAATACGATAGCAGACGTGTTTATAGTCAtgtatcaaaacaaaacaaaatttcttATCATGCGATAAATAACGAGTGATAATTTTTTTGTTCAAGCTGGATTTCAATATTGATcgttttgttgaaattgttcactgTGCTCAGATCTGTGAAACATCTTTTTCGTTCTTTTATCAGAAACTTTCCAACGAAATGTTTGCTATTTGTATAGGAGCAATCGTTTAGACAAAGGTGACATTATGATTAGTATATTACGAAAATATCATACATAGCATTGCTTTccacaaaatatacaataaatatttcgtTTGTATCATTTTCACAGACATAGTGTTTAAAACGGCATTATATatgacataaaacaatattgcagAAAGCCGATCTGAATGTTTCGTATTTATAGACAGATTGATATTTTATCACGTTATGTTTAACTTCGTGTATAAGAGTACAGTCATAAGTCAAGTCAGCAGGAACTTAAAGAAGAAATACAGTTTAAATGCTTCTTCAGTAATTAGCAAAATGACTGTTATAGTGAGTACTATGTATAAAAAGTCAAAATAGCAATTTTACataagtttttttaaaataaaattacattcaaTTACCTGCAACGTATGATACACAACACTAAATACAAAGTGTTTTTGGTACAAtaatctctttaaaaaaatacacaacttCATGCATGTCAGAAGTAACAGCAGTTGGAAGCTAATATTAACtctttaatcatttttttttaatcaaacgattattttaaatgaaattacatGTGCACAACTTATCTATTTTCATATAGACTCGCAATGTGTAGTGGAACAATGGAATGTTGAGGTCAACATGCGTTATTGACTCCATATTGACTGAAATATGTTCGCTGGTTTGCGCTTAATGTTCGTTCTTTTAACGCGATATATTTGTTGTGAAAAAAATAGGTACAACCTGACTGAGTTGCAAATTTTCAAACTTTTCAGTGGAAAGAGTAAAAGTAGCTTACTGTCTTCGACGTTGATTGCAGCCCCAGTATTACTGATATGCGTACAATTGATGCCCAATCCGTAATTAGGTGGACATGTTTTAGGAACAGACGCAATctaataattgaacataaatttacCGGATATTTAATGGAAATAGATGAGATGATTCCCCTTTAGTGATGGAACCTTCACTGTACAGGAACGACCCGTTCGTATGAATGCACACACAATTCAAATCCCCAAACACCTTATTACCTAAAGGTACCTATCCTGTCCATCCCGACAGTCTTGATAAAGGAACCTGGCCCGTTCATCCCAGAAGCCCTTGATCATATTAATTCCTAACGCGATGACGATGTTATAACCTGCTAGCACTAGAAAACTGTTGCGGACTAAATAGAATTGAAAGTAAATTAACATGTGCAATTGAGAACTTATACTGTGGCAGTAAATTTGATGAGCTCTCAGTGTTGACACTTTAAATCGTTTTTTTTGGCCTGGGTTgtatggtgtcagtagactatatggggcagtatattgttattttttttatgtcacaTGCTGATCccatatatttatgccccccttcgaagaagagggggtatattgttttgcacatgtcggtcggtccgtcggtccgtccgccagatggtttccgaatgataactcaagaacgcttaggcctaggatcatgaaacttcataggtacattgatcatgactcgcagatgacccctattgattttcaggtcacaaggtcaaggtcacagtgactagaaccagtaaaatggtttccggatgataactcaagaacgcttacgcctaggatcatgaaacttcataggtacattgatcatgactcgcagatgacccctattgattttcaggtcacaaggtcaaggtcacgttgactcaaaccagtaaaatggtttccgaatgataactcaagaacgcttacgcataggatcatgaaacttcacaggtacattgatcatgactcgcagatgacccctattgattttcatgtcactaggtcaaaggtcaaggttactgtgactcgaaccagtaaaatggtttccggatgatgactcaagaacgcttacgcctaggatcatgaaacttcataggtacattgatcatgactcgcagatgaccccaattgattttcaggtcactaggtcaaggtgaaggtgactcgaaccagtaaaatggtttccgggtgataactcaagaacacttacgcctaggatcctgaaacttaataggtacattgatcatgacccgcagatgacccctattgattttcaggtcactaggtcaacggtcacggtgacttgacacagtaaaatggtttccggatgataactcaagaaagctcacgccaaggatcatgaaactccatcggtacattgatcatgactcgcagataacccctattgattttcaggtcactaggtcaaaggtcaaggtcacagtgacaaaaaacgtattcacacaatggcagcCACTAcgactgacagcccatatggggggcatgcatgttttacaaacagcccttgtctatatggtgtcagtagactatatggggcagtatattgttatatattgttattgttatataatgttcttgaatttaatatttttgatAGTAAAATActagttttaataaaaaatattgttggtCCTTGTGAATTTGATGAGATAGAAAGTAGGTGACTTGATATAatcgttacagggttagttactgacctGATAtgtatcgggtcagtaactaacccaGTAGCTATTAATATCGGGTCATCAATTTTACATATACTTATATTGGGTCATAAATTTTACATATACTTATATTGGATCATCAATTTTACAAACTCTTATTTAgggttattaattttaaatacacTTATATTGGGTCATCAATtttacatacacttatatggggtcATCAATTTTACATACACTCATATTGGGTCATTAATTTTACATACACTTATATTGGGTCATCAATTTTACAAACTCCTATATTGAGTCATCAATTTTACATACACTTATATTGGGTCATCAATTTTACAAACTCCTATATTGGGTCATCAATTTTACATACACTTATATTGAGTCATCAATTTTACAAACTGCAATGTTGGGTCATCAATATAACATACACATTTGGAAAACCTTTTAAAATCTTCTCTGTATGTGTATTACATTTTATTATGcccacggtagggtggcatatagcagttgaactgtcgtcagtatgtcagtcagtctgtccgtccgtccgaaaaacctttaacattggctataactttttcactattgaagatagcaacttgatatttggcatgcatgtgtatctcatggagctgaacgttttgagtggtgaaaggtgaacgtcaaggtcatccttcaaggtcaaatgtcaaatatatggcgtctgccCGTCagaaaaatttaacattggcgataactttttcaatattgaagatagcaacttgatatttggcatgcatgtgtatctcatgaagctgcacattttgagtggtggaagttcaaggtcaaggtcaaactctACACAGTAACTTTAGAGCATCTGGGGGTCGTACACAATCCAGATACGATGTTGCCAGTTTAGCATGTAAAGCGTACAGCTCAACACTCACAGCTACCAAAATTCAAGCTGCCTTTCGTAAGAGTGGTGTTTACCCattcaacaaaaatgtgatatctGATCACCAAGTTGCCGCATCGACCTGTTTTCACGTTACAGCTGCAGGTGATGCATGTAGTAAAAGGTCTGAACCGTGTGAGAATAATGAAAAGGCAGAACAGTTTTTACATGAGCGTGGAGGCAAGATTTTACAAAATGTTGACactgcaaaaaaaaacaagaaacacaCTTAGtaaagttgtaggtggacaaGCTGTTACTGAGACTGAATTCCTTAACAAAATTCAGACACATAAACATAAACAGAGTAACAAACgttcaaaagatgcaaataaagaaaatatcaaTCCCACACCAAGTGTATCTGGTTGTGCCAAAAAACCTAAGGTTATAAGAACAGTGACTGAAAGTGAAAGTTCTGAGGATGAAATAACAGACTCTGAGAAATGCATTGTTTGCAAAAAGTTTAGCCCTGACCTAGGTAAGAGGCCATACATTGTAATAGTGAAATGGGGACAGTGTGACAAGTGTTCTGGCTGGGTCCACTGATCCTTCTGCACAACTATCAGAATTATCAGAAGGGGAGACAACTTCTTGTGCCCCAAGTGCTCAACCAATTAacacacggactctagattacacggatatgaaacgggaccgttacgccaaatatcttgttgtgtctaagtcacgtgaccgtgtcgtaactatcgatcttctatcgaagcgccgaggttataaatttgatgtacccactcacgtattttgttaaattatagtttcatttctaggccgattttgacaaattatatatcattacaaagcttacgtaacgtagttttcagatatataaatatatattaagtttttcttctgatttcggcagcccggcgagttataactttaacttttgcaaataacataccgttttggagttttagaatctagatttacggttgacatgttcgtactttataccgatttgtagcgttttttttttggagttcagttttaaaaataacatcttgcttaggagaatagaattctgtatacgatagaaaaaaaattgtttaaaaacgaaagtagttaaggaatgaaggcgggaaaatgtagcgcgcgttcctaacgcactgaactgatgctacggtcttggcgattatgcttttgtttagataccggccattgaatttcctttgccatgattattatattttttatgaaatatattgaaatattttgttctagagacatatccataaagctaagtattaatgaagcttaataaatttacgatttcatctCTTGATTATTACACAGAAATGGGTGTTAATTTTATggtgaaacagcgtatacaaatgtatagcggaccctcttgatatttttcggctttgcatacttcaaatataatgggtgtcaaaacattcatcgtttgttgtttattatcaaaaaggtaattatgtaaaattatatgaaaggttattaaccataaa
Encoded here:
- the LOC127833224 gene encoding transcription intermediary factor 1-beta-like — encoded protein: MASRRLQDSNRDNAGDFIGECTVTQSCEPCMKTNISKTATVYCNDCKEFLCDTCKNPHTVYKPGKHDIAIIHARKSVRVAMDMEGMDMCPEHAKEKKKIEFYCEDHSKFCCIECMVKHKKCGRVEKLVDATTDKWSELHALKQSLLTLESGADAIIAECKHSETGLNESIAKISSDVDKMRDRIIQLFDQAKQKLLSEAKDFKSAEIKRIGNKRDTSSKVKEEINKVVPMCLAVLERGTPTELYIYSKMIKEKLHKMESNINEQKQIKISSTMKVSFLKELTSLLEMGKNFVKLNSDGDKTEANSPMSLSSQPMPVNLKLLVSVDLPKTGDDKEEPYLSGLDFLPDGRLVVLDNNNMKCIILNERLQRLGTPYKFKFHPQSVVCVSHDALCVTSGGYKVVFLLSVSTDNTITLTREIKTSSQFFSICCMSPSNMVVSTSDDPRPLRMISVDGVEADFDHFLTLPMKTYRIADSACTYVQSKNTLVLTDRVAHTVYLYDTLNRTCRAVTNENIQEPRAACVGPGDSVLVCSMGKNSIVRMTIDGKILGTYPVDMMLPCSICVSKDGTRLAVSNCHFGIKKLHLYKISTAMS